DNA from Roseimicrobium sp. ORNL1:
GGCACACGCATGCCGCCTTCGAACATGTCCCCCTTGCCGCCGCGCAGTGGGAGGTTGCTGCTGAAACCAGCGGCGAGAGAGGGGTCTGGCTCGGGGTAGTTGTTTCCTTTGTACGCCTTGTGGATGCCGCCGTTGTCCGAGGTGAAGATGAGGAGGGTATTCTCGCGGAGTTTCTGATTTTCCAGTGCGCTCACGACTTCCCCGATGGCGGCGTCCATGTGGGTGGCGCTCGCAGCAAAGAGACGACGGTCTGGATCTGCGATGTGCGCATTTGCCTCCAGCCACTTCTGTTCCTCCACCACGGGTGTGTGGACGGCGGTGAAGGCCATGTAGAGGAAGAAAGGCTTCTTCGCATCCTGTTGGCGGTGGTGCGTGATCCACTGTGAAGCCTCCCGTGCGATGAGGTCGGTGGCATGCCCTTCCTCTTCGATGAATTCTCCATTGCGGTGCCAGGACTTCACGTTCTTCCGGTACAGGTGATTCAGCGGACCTACCGCGCCATCGAAGCAGCCGTAGCTGTAGTTGAACCCGTGGTGGTTCGGGCCCCACTCCGGCTTGCTGCCCATGTGCCACTTCCCGATGAGTGCCGTGTCATAGCCAAGTGACTGGAACATCTTTCCCAGCGTGAGTGTCTCGAAAGGATATGCATGATCCGGGCTGGCCTGTGTGCAATGCGAACCAAAGCGGCTGGGATACCGCCCCGTCATGAGCGCCACGCGGGTGGGCGTGCACTGCGGCTGCACGTAGTGGTGATCAAGTTCCACACCTTCACGTGCAAGACGGTCCAGGTTCGGCGTGCGCATCTCCGGATTGTGATACCCCACGTCCGCCCAGCCCTGGTCATCGGAGACGATGATGATGACGTTGGGACGAGTGGCCGACGCGGCAAATGCGGCAGAACCGCTGACACACACAAACAGCAGAGAGGCGAGGCGGGCGAGGAGCTTCATGCGACGGTGAAACGTGGAATGAGACGCGGCATTTCACTGAGACTCACACGCGATTGATCAAGAAGCTGTGCCGAAGGCCTTGGACTGCGTGCAGCCTGCTGCCGCTTTCCGGAGTCCACAGCCTGCTGTGGCGATGATAACCCTCGCTCGAAAGTTCGCGTGTCCGGGAGAGTTTGGCGACTTCGTCGCGGTGTAGCGTGCAGCAGGCTGCACTTTAGGAAAGCGGCAGCAGGCTGCACGCAGTCCAAGGCCTTCGGCACCCGCTGCTACGCTCATCCTTACTTACTACCCACTACTTACTGTTTACTCCCCTCTCACCGTCACCTCCCGCACGGAGAAGCTATCTTCCCCAGAGAAAACGAGATACAGCGTCTTCCCGTCCTCACTCATCCACTTGCTGGGAAAGTCGCCGTGCTCGCCAGGGCCAACATCCCACTTCTCCGTGTAGTAGGCGGTGGTCCACGGTCCCCACGGCTCGGGTGCATCATAGATCGCGAAGCCGCCGGTGTACCTGGTGTCCCCACGATCTTTGGATCCAGCGGGCAAAGGGATGTGCTGCCACCAGAGGTAGCGCTTCAACGGAGCGCAGTAAGTCATGGCGGAGCGCAGACAGGCATCGCGATGCTGGAATACGGGACCGCGTTGCGTGATGTCGCGTGACCATTGCGGTTGGCCCTTGGCATCGAGCTTCACGAAGAACTCCCACGCATCTCGCGAGGTCAGCTTGTCCTTGGGCGCACGCATCAAGATGAAGTGATCCGCAGGTGTATCAGCCAAGGGGCCATCGTGGGAATAGGCATAGACATAGCCATCACGAGCACCGGCGTAGTCCTTGCCGAAATTCACAAAACCCATCATGCCGAACTCGGCGAACTTCCAATCAGCGAAGGTCCAGGTCTTCGCGTGATCGCGTGACCAGGCTAGCTGGGTTTGTCCGCCTTTGTTGTCTGCGTGACCGAGCCAGAGATAAAGTGCGCCCTCCACGCTGAGGATGCCCCAGCCCTTCTTGCCATCGCGGCCCTGACCGAGTTGCTCACCGGGTGAGCGGACGTTTTCACCGGTGAACTTGTCCGGTGTGCCGGTGACACGTGCGAAACCGAGGCTGAGCTTTTCTTTTGTCTTGGGCAGGAAGCCGGTGCCGTCTCCCCACGTGGTGTAGAGCGCATCATCATCTGCCCAGGTGACCGGCCAGTTGTCGCCATCCTTGGCCATGCGCAGGATGGTTTCATTCGAGGCCCACTCCATGCCGACGATGACGGGGCTGGGTGGGTAGGGAGGCTCGGCGGCGGGAACTGGAGTGGTGGCGAACTGGAGGAGTGCCAGGAGGATGCATGCGCGAAGACCTTGATGAGGCAGCTTCATAGCTGGAGAGATTGCAACAATGAATGCTCGCGAAGGGACTCGCGAACTACGTTGGAAATACGCTGGCTATAGAGCATTCATCCACACCTCTAGATGGGTGTAGCCGTTTGGCGTGGATGGTTTGTTGGCGTCGCTGGGATCGTTGGAATTGAGGCCCTGGGATTGTTCCCACGCGTCGGGCAGGCCGTCGTTGTCCTGGTCGGGCAAAGCATCTTGGTTGTTCAGCGTGGGCCACGCATCATCGGGGATAGTCATCTTGCGACGGCCGGTGCCATCGCGCACACCGTTGACGATGCGGGTGTCTGCGGCATCGCGTGCGGGTTTACTGGCGCCGACGATTTCGAGCGCACGTTTGTAGGCGTCGATTGCCTTGAGGTTTTCTTTTTCCGTGAGGGGCTCCAGGGGCAGAGGCGTTTCGCGATGGATGAGGGTGCAACCCGGACTGGGGATGAGCAGGTCTGATTGCGGAGTCGCGGGACGTGAGACGGTGCCATCTCCAGACACGTTGCCATCGAGGTAAAGCTCTGCTGTCGCACCTTTGTAAATGACGAAGGCGCGATCGCGATACGTGGCCGCAGTATCGAGGCCGGGCTTGAGGTAGTTCCCCACGTAGTTCATGGCGATGCGCTCCGGCTGGTCGGCGTAACCCGCGCCGGTGTAGCCGGGACCGGAGTCCCAATTGAAAATCACGTTGTGCCGGAAGTCGATTTGTGGGCCGGGATCGTCGGCATGGCCAGGTGTGGTCTGGTAACCACCCGGGCGTGGATTGCGGGCGCGGTTGCACGCATAGAGATTGTAGAGATACGAAATGGCGCCGCGATGCGAGCCGATGATGGAGCCGTACGAATGCTCGGTGAGCGCTTCCGCGATGAGGCAATGCTGCACGGTGACGCGGTCCGAGTCATTCGTGACAGAGAGGCATTCATCCGTGCTCCACGTCGCGGAGCAGTGGTCGATGATGACATCTCGTGCGTCCCAGATGCTGATGGCGTCGCGCTCGCTGGCCTTGGACGTTTTGTCACCGAGGCGGCAACGGAGGTAGCGCACAATGACATCATGCGTCGCGCCGATTTGTAGCTCTTGCCCTTTCAGGCAGATGCCATCGCCGGGCGCTGTCTGGCCGGCGATGGTGATGAAGGGATGCGCGATGCGGATGGGCTTCTGCAGTTCGATGGTGCCGGACACGCGGAAGATGACCGTACGCGGCTCGCGCATGTCCACGGCGGCACGCAGGCTGCCGGGGCCGGAATCGTTGAGATTGGTCACTGCAATGACCTTGCCGCCGCGTCCGCCCTTGGACCACTTGCCTGCGCCTTCAGCACCGGGGAAGGCGGGCAGGCGGGTGACAGGGATGGATTCTTTGGCGTGGAGAGGGAAGAGGGCGACGGTAGCAGAGAAGCCGAGGAGCAGGAACAGGAGGAGCGGCTTCATGGGTTTGTCCGAGAGATGATGGGTGAAGTCATGCGCAGGGTGTTCAACACAGAGACACAGAGACGCAGAGGAACTTCGGAGACTGAGGTTGAGTGTGAACCTGACTCTGTTGGGTAGCTGGGAAGCCTATCCGTATTTCTCAGTCTCTGTGCCCTCTGTGTCTCTGCGTCTCTGTATTGAATCCCACGCAGCCCGCCGCACCCAGAGCCTCCTACGGGCGAACTCAAATCACCCCCACCACTCCCGCAGCACCGCGAAGTCACGCTTCGTCGCTGCGATGGCTTCTTCCTTATATCCGGGCTGCTCCATGCTGCCCTTCAGGTACTCCACGTGCAGGGAGATGGGGCCGGTGAAGTTAATCTTCTTCAGCATGGCGACCTGATCCTTGCCCACCACGCCTTCACCCAGCGGGCAGGGCTCGGCTTTCTTCTCACCCCACTTGAAATTCTTGAAGTACACGGCCCCGATGCGGTCGCGCACGAGATTGAGTTCCAACGGCCAGGAGAGGCTGCCCTCCACGGTGGCGTGGTAGAAGTCGAACGCGAAGGCCCAATCCTTCGCGGGATAATCCTGCATGAGCGTGAAGACATCCCACACGGGCGCGCCGAGGTAGTCCTTGCCCGAGTGATTCTGATACAGTGGCTGGATGCCAATCTCGCTGCTCAGCGCGATGAGGTCCTTGAACTTCGCCTTCCACTCCTGGAGCTGCGGCCAGATGGGCTTGCTCAGGTCGTACTTGTTGTAGTTCATCCGGTAGTGCGGCACGCCGAGGGCCTTCGCGGTACGCAGGACTTTTTCCGTGTTCTGCTCCTTGCTCACTTCATTGATGCCGGAGGTCATGATGGTCAGGCCGAGCTTCCGCTTCTTCAGCTCTTCCACGTACTTGGGCAGGTCCTCCTCCACCCGTTCCGGCTCCACCTGCCCCTTCGGACGGATGGGTGCCTCGATGCCCGTCATGCCGTCCAGGCTGGCGGCAATGTCCGCAATCTCCGCATAGCTGAGGCCCTGCAGGTGCTTCGTGAAAAAGCAGTACTCCTGGGCTGCCTTGCCGCCCGCGGCTGCGGCGACGGCGGAGGAGTTGGAAAGCACCGGCGCCAAAGCGGATGCGGCACCGGCGAGGGAGGCGGACTTGAGGAAATGACGGCGGGAGGTGTTCATGGAAAAAGGCTGACTGGAATGAGGCACAAAATCAACAATGCTCTCCGTGTAACGTGACAGAACGAAGGATTCTCGCCACGTACAAGCAAAAGCGCTCTCACAGCTCATGCCGAACGAAACTCAGCAGTGGCCATTCGCAGACCCCAAAAACGTGGCGGCCTTCACCACGCGCTTTGTGATGACCCTGAACGAGCCCATCGTGGCCGTCTACCACAACTATGAAGATGGTGCCTGGCAATTCCACAGCAACCGTGCCTCAGATGAGCGCGATCTGATGCTGGTAGCCCTCTCCGAGGTATGGGAGAAAGACCCAAGCATCGGACTCGTGAATGACCTGCCCTACGGTTGGAAAGCAACACGCACCACCCCAGTCGCGCCATGGCGCGGCGAGAAGCACCATCCCTACCCTACTTACGAAGAGAACGGCTTCTACTTGGAGGATGCGTCACTCTATGAGGAGCAAATATCGTTGCCGGACCAGAAGGCGCAGGAGAGCTGCGCTCCGGGCGACCTCGTAAAACTGGTGTTTCGCTTCGCAAAGGAGCACGCTGAACGACGTGGCGGCGAATGCGAGCGGATGTGGCTGAGCGTGGAGGAAGTCCATGACGCGGGGCACTACACAGGCCGACTTGAGAACCAGCCAAGCCTGCATGACGCGATCGAAGAAGGAGCGTTGGTAATCTTCAGCCCTATCCACATCATCGCCATCGAGCAGCAGGCGAATACCTAGCCGATTCCCACGTTAACCCTGACGAGGTAACGGCTCCACCGAAACACTTACTCTGATTCTCATGCCAAAACTGCGCACACTTCTTTTCACCTTCTTCAGCGTCGGTCTTCTGATGTATACCACCACCCTCTCCGCCGAGATCACCCACACTCGCGATATCGAGTACGCCAAGGTGGGTGACGTTTCCCTGAAGCTGGATCTCTACGTCCCCTCCGGCACGGTGAAGGCACCGCTCATCGTCTACGTACACGGGGGCGCATGGCGTGCGGGGGAGAAGGAGGATATGCCGCTGGGTGCGCTGGT
Protein-coding regions in this window:
- a CDS encoding arylsulfatase, whose protein sequence is MKLLARLASLLFVCVSGSAAFAASATRPNVIIIVSDDQGWADVGYHNPEMRTPNLDRLAREGVELDHHYVQPQCTPTRVALMTGRYPSRFGSHCTQASPDHAYPFETLTLGKMFQSLGYDTALIGKWHMGSKPEWGPNHHGFNYSYGCFDGAVGPLNHLYRKNVKSWHRNGEFIEEEGHATDLIAREASQWITHHRQQDAKKPFFLYMAFTAVHTPVVEEQKWLEANAHIADPDRRLFAASATHMDAAIGEVVSALENQKLRENTLLIFTSDNGGIHKAYKGNNYPEPDPSLAAGFSSNLPLRGGKGDMFEGGMRVPAFINWPSKLKPHKMTTPMHVVDWMPTLAALTGYQPAAGADPKWDGQNIFALLEDPAAAASPREFYWVWGAGRYWEGLRQGDWKVIRDHRQPKGKAARDAAATNAPPAGTWMLFNVAKDPLEKTDLAAVKPELVADLAKRFEAQKAKDNLTAKSPEQGESRAE
- a CDS encoding TIM barrel protein; this encodes MNTSRRHFLKSASLAGAASALAPVLSNSSAVAAAAGGKAAQEYCFFTKHLQGLSYAEIADIAASLDGMTGIEAPIRPKGQVEPERVEEDLPKYVEELKKRKLGLTIMTSGINEVSKEQNTEKVLRTAKALGVPHYRMNYNKYDLSKPIWPQLQEWKAKFKDLIALSSEIGIQPLYQNHSGKDYLGAPVWDVFTLMQDYPAKDWAFAFDFYHATVEGSLSWPLELNLVRDRIGAVYFKNFKWGEKKAEPCPLGEGVVGKDQVAMLKKINFTGPISLHVEYLKGSMEQPGYKEEAIAATKRDFAVLREWWG
- a CDS encoding DUF4185 domain-containing protein, yielding MKLPHQGLRACILLALLQFATTPVPAAEPPYPPSPVIVGMEWASNETILRMAKDGDNWPVTWADDDALYTTWGDGTGFLPKTKEKLSLGFARVTGTPDKFTGENVRSPGEQLGQGRDGKKGWGILSVEGALYLWLGHADNKGGQTQLAWSRDHAKTWTFADWKFAEFGMMGFVNFGKDYAGARDGYVYAYSHDGPLADTPADHFILMRAPKDKLTSRDAWEFFVKLDAKGQPQWSRDITQRGPVFQHRDACLRSAMTYCAPLKRYLWWQHIPLPAGSKDRGDTRYTGGFAIYDAPEPWGPWTTAYYTEKWDVGPGEHGDFPSKWMSEDGKTLYLVFSGEDSFSVREVTVRGE
- a CDS encoding pectate lyase, translated to MKPLLLFLLLGFSATVALFPLHAKESIPVTRLPAFPGAEGAGKWSKGGRGGKVIAVTNLNDSGPGSLRAAVDMREPRTVIFRVSGTIELQKPIRIAHPFITIAGQTAPGDGICLKGQELQIGATHDVIVRYLRCRLGDKTSKASERDAISIWDARDVIIDHCSATWSTDECLSVTNDSDRVTVQHCLIAEALTEHSYGSIIGSHRGAISYLYNLYACNRARNPRPGGYQTTPGHADDPGPQIDFRHNVIFNWDSGPGYTGAGYADQPERIAMNYVGNYLKPGLDTAATYRDRAFVIYKGATAELYLDGNVSGDGTVSRPATPQSDLLIPSPGCTLIHRETPLPLEPLTEKENLKAIDAYKRALEIVGASKPARDAADTRIVNGVRDGTGRRKMTIPDDAWPTLNNQDALPDQDNDGLPDAWEQSQGLNSNDPSDANKPSTPNGYTHLEVWMNAL